A window of the Gordonia humi genome harbors these coding sequences:
- a CDS encoding pyridoxal phosphate-dependent decarboxylase family protein — protein MSHDDLSRFATPGIGWSQIGDQMARVAAAVTDRHHGSPLPYGAPQEMLAAVAAELGPERMPADGMGADDALARVAGIVAAYGLDLTHRLTAAHLQPPPLTVSVTADALASATNASLDTYDSGPATLAIEKWTIAALADLAGFGPSAGGVFGPGGSFSNLLAMLIARDHAAARLQIDTRHHGVAALPRPVVLCSRVAHFSINRACATLGLGEAAVVAVDVDEHHRMIPAALDAAITDTDGTPVAIVATAGTTDFGTVDPLPEIADIAARHGVWLHIDAAYGFGALFSDRLAHLVHGLDRADSVTLDLHKIGWQPAAASLLLLRDEERFSSFDRNVDYLNPEDDEEAGFGGRLGLTLQTTRRPDVLKVLTTFLAYGRSGLGEMLEACHALAQHAQDRIIAEPQLELVAPVTLTTVVFRYRCQDLDPVNAEVRRRLISSGTALIGRTRVRISGEAEPSTCLKLTLLNPTSTRTDIDELFNELLRHALEVESENADYEIADKVRVHD, from the coding sequence GTGTCTCATGACGACCTCAGCCGATTCGCGACCCCCGGTATCGGTTGGTCGCAGATCGGCGACCAGATGGCCCGCGTCGCGGCCGCCGTCACCGACCGACATCACGGATCGCCCCTGCCCTACGGCGCCCCGCAGGAGATGCTGGCCGCCGTCGCCGCCGAACTCGGTCCCGAAAGGATGCCCGCCGACGGGATGGGCGCCGACGACGCCCTCGCGCGGGTCGCCGGGATCGTCGCCGCCTACGGGCTCGATCTGACCCATCGACTGACCGCAGCGCACCTGCAGCCGCCTCCGTTGACGGTCTCGGTGACCGCCGACGCGCTGGCCAGCGCGACCAACGCGTCCCTCGACACCTACGATTCGGGGCCGGCGACCCTCGCGATCGAGAAGTGGACGATCGCCGCGCTCGCCGACCTCGCGGGCTTCGGCCCGTCGGCCGGCGGCGTCTTCGGCCCCGGGGGCTCGTTCTCGAACCTGCTCGCCATGCTGATCGCCCGTGACCACGCCGCCGCGCGACTGCAGATCGACACCCGCCACCACGGCGTGGCCGCACTCCCCCGACCCGTCGTCCTGTGCTCGCGCGTCGCGCACTTCTCGATCAACCGGGCCTGTGCGACGCTCGGACTCGGCGAGGCCGCGGTCGTCGCCGTGGACGTCGACGAACATCACCGGATGATCCCGGCCGCGCTCGACGCGGCGATCACGGACACCGACGGGACGCCGGTCGCGATCGTCGCGACCGCGGGCACCACCGACTTCGGCACCGTCGACCCGCTGCCGGAGATCGCCGACATCGCCGCCCGCCACGGCGTCTGGCTGCACATCGACGCCGCCTACGGTTTCGGCGCACTGTTCTCCGACCGCCTCGCCCACCTCGTGCACGGCCTCGATCGCGCCGACTCGGTGACCCTCGACCTGCACAAGATCGGCTGGCAGCCCGCCGCGGCGAGCCTGCTGCTGCTGCGTGACGAGGAACGGTTCTCCTCGTTCGACAGGAACGTCGACTATCTCAACCCCGAGGACGACGAGGAGGCCGGGTTCGGCGGTCGTCTCGGTCTCACCCTGCAGACCACCCGCCGCCCGGACGTGCTCAAGGTCCTGACCACGTTCCTGGCCTACGGGCGGTCGGGGCTCGGCGAGATGCTCGAGGCGTGCCACGCGCTCGCCCAGCACGCCCAGGACCGCATCATCGCCGAGCCGCAGCTCGAACTGGTCGCGCCGGTCACCTTGACCACCGTCGTCTTCCGCTACCGATGCCAGGACCTGGACCCGGTGAACGCGGAAGTCCGACGCCGCCTGATCAGTTCCGGCACCGCTCTGATCGGCCGCACCCGTGTCCGGATCTCGGGCGAGGCCGAGCCGTCGACGTGCCTCAAGCTGACGCTGCTCAATCCGACCTCCACCCGGACCGACATCGACGAGTTGTTCAACGAACTCCTGCGCCACGCACTCGAGGTGGAGTCCGAGAACGCCGACTACGAGATCGCGGACAAGGTGCGAGTACATGACTGA
- a CDS encoding IucA/IucC family protein codes for MSTAETDVAAGSLRDVYDRRIAAKVIAEFCHERALTPLETSPGHFSLLSDDQRTEYGFTADLLSLDSWAVDEESLRRTRGGHELPVRAVDLVVDVRAQLGIAVDALPEYLEELIHTVAIGADRTDAKRIRAADLAVADFQTIEKTMTEGHPCFVANAGRLGFSAHDVAAYAPESGGRFRLIWVAARAEDCDVATMGDVDYADLVRDELGDDVVEKFSDVLLFQGLDPGAYTFLPVHPWQWTEKAARLYAADIAERRLVILGASPDEYQPQQSIRTQFNATTPTRHYVKTALSIVNMGFTRGMSADYMRTTPLINDWVRSRIGDDAYLRETGFELLYEVAAVGYRNPTFTAITRPGSEYRKLLSALWRQSPVPRIDDDEQLATMASLLHVDHEGAPLIGEFIARSGLPAGEWLARYLRTYLHPIAYLLYRHRLKFSPHGENLILVLRDSVPVRAILKDVGEEVCVFDRPDDLPPSCSRALTTEPDEIRNLGVLSDVFDDFFRPLAALTHRSGLLDDADFWAIVAASVHEFVAAHPDLADRFARWDLFAPTFPAVHMNALQLGDNRRMVNVGDSYGAILAADHRLINPIADSQGAHRVS; via the coding sequence ATGAGCACCGCGGAGACCGACGTCGCCGCCGGATCGCTGCGGGACGTGTACGACCGCCGGATCGCGGCCAAGGTGATCGCGGAGTTCTGTCACGAACGCGCGCTTACCCCGCTGGAGACCTCTCCCGGACATTTCAGTCTGCTCTCCGACGACCAGCGCACCGAGTACGGGTTCACCGCCGACCTGTTGTCCCTGGACAGCTGGGCGGTCGACGAGGAGTCTCTGCGCCGGACTCGCGGCGGACACGAGCTGCCGGTACGGGCGGTCGACCTCGTCGTCGACGTCCGCGCGCAGCTGGGCATCGCCGTCGACGCGCTGCCGGAGTATCTGGAGGAACTGATCCACACCGTCGCGATCGGCGCCGACCGCACCGACGCCAAGCGGATCCGCGCCGCCGATCTCGCCGTCGCCGACTTCCAGACCATCGAGAAGACGATGACCGAGGGGCATCCGTGCTTCGTCGCCAACGCCGGACGCCTCGGATTCAGCGCACACGACGTGGCCGCCTACGCACCCGAGTCCGGCGGCCGGTTCCGGCTGATCTGGGTGGCCGCCCGCGCCGAGGACTGCGACGTCGCCACGATGGGCGATGTCGATTACGCCGACCTCGTCCGTGACGAACTCGGCGACGACGTCGTCGAGAAGTTCTCGGACGTCCTGCTGTTCCAGGGACTCGATCCCGGCGCGTACACGTTTCTGCCCGTGCATCCGTGGCAGTGGACCGAGAAGGCCGCCCGCCTGTACGCCGCGGACATCGCCGAACGGCGACTGGTGATCCTCGGCGCATCGCCGGACGAGTACCAGCCGCAGCAGTCGATCCGCACCCAGTTCAACGCGACCACGCCGACCCGTCACTACGTCAAGACGGCGCTGTCGATCGTGAACATGGGATTCACCCGCGGAATGTCGGCCGACTACATGCGCACCACCCCGCTCATCAACGACTGGGTCCGTTCACGGATCGGCGACGACGCCTACCTGCGCGAGACCGGCTTCGAACTCCTCTACGAAGTGGCCGCCGTCGGGTACCGCAACCCGACGTTCACCGCGATCACCCGACCCGGCTCCGAGTACCGCAAACTCCTCTCCGCACTCTGGCGACAGAGTCCGGTGCCGCGCATCGACGACGACGAGCAGCTCGCGACGATGGCCTCACTGCTGCACGTCGACCACGAGGGCGCCCCGTTGATCGGCGAGTTCATCGCGCGGTCGGGCCTGCCCGCCGGCGAGTGGCTCGCCCGCTATCTGCGCACCTATCTCCATCCGATCGCCTACCTGCTCTACCGGCACCGACTGAAGTTCTCCCCGCACGGTGAGAACCTCATCCTGGTGCTGCGCGACAGCGTGCCGGTCCGCGCGATCCTCAAGGACGTCGGCGAGGAGGTCTGCGTCTTCGACCGACCCGACGATCTCCCGCCGTCGTGCAGTCGCGCATTGACCACCGAACCCGACGAGATCCGGAATCTCGGCGTCCTCTCGGACGTTTTCGACGACTTCTTCCGGCCGCTCGCCGCACTCACCCACCGCAGCGGGCTGCTCGACGACGCCGACTTCTGGGCGATCGTCGCCGCCAGCGTCCACGAGTTCGTCGCGGCGCACCCGGACCTGGCCGACCGCTTCGCTCGCTGGGACCTGTTCGCCCCGACGTTCCCCGCCGTGCACATGAACGCACTGCAACTCGGCGACAACCGCCGGATGGTGAACGTGGGCGACTCCTACGGCGCCATCCTCGCCGCCGACCACCGACTGATCAATCCCATCGCCGACTCACAAGGGGCCCACCGTGTCTCATGA
- a CDS encoding GNAT family N-acetyltransferase, which translates to MTSDSVSTSPLVSVTMDADRDAATVHRWLTHPKSRYWDMLSATLDEVHAFIADTQASAVRPHGLRIGRVDDRAEFMFELYDPLTSDLAEPGTGYVHAEGDIGMHLLVAPAEAPISGFTGEVMLHIMRTAFGEAGARRVVVEPDVDNADVQALNAAVGFVVAGDHPVADKIARLSHCTLDDFVRVTDGGRRVSDR; encoded by the coding sequence ATGACTTCTGATTCCGTATCGACGTCGCCCCTGGTGTCTGTCACCATGGACGCCGATCGCGATGCCGCGACCGTGCACCGCTGGCTGACGCATCCCAAGTCGCGGTACTGGGACATGCTGTCGGCCACCCTCGACGAGGTGCACGCGTTCATCGCCGACACCCAGGCCTCGGCGGTCCGACCGCACGGTCTGCGCATCGGCCGCGTCGACGATCGCGCCGAGTTCATGTTCGAGCTGTACGACCCGCTCACCAGCGACCTCGCGGAGCCCGGCACCGGATACGTCCACGCCGAGGGCGACATCGGCATGCACCTGCTCGTCGCTCCCGCCGAGGCCCCGATCTCCGGATTCACCGGTGAGGTGATGCTCCACATCATGCGTACCGCGTTCGGTGAGGCCGGAGCGCGACGCGTCGTCGTCGAACCCGATGTGGACAACGCCGACGTCCAGGCGCTAAACGCCGCCGTCGGATTCGTGGTGGCGGGCGATCATCCGGTGGCCGACAAGATCGCCCGGCTGAGCCACTGCACCCTCGACGACTTCGTCCGCGTGACCGACGGCGGCCGACGCGTGAGCGACCGATGA
- a CDS encoding ABC transporter ATP-binding protein, whose translation MDSTMVSEAHEPGEWSLASTSQTRAPDQVALRAQARRDKAAAKELLAPVSSAISAASVLVAISAIASVVPFILVVEICRELLKADTDTGTVTALVIAAFAVAVFRGLLQIIGLVATHRIDAGFQLTLRRRLAAKASRLPLGWFTERTSGDVKRLLSDDVEALHYLVAHVRLEYVNATVSPLVILVYLFVADWRLALVTLIPVIGYAVALKAMTSPEFTRLLGGFTRGQREVDSTAVEFVDGIAVIRAFGQTRKASAAFSRAVDRYADALDAWKTPMTRLQAMADMLLAPVFSMLVVTAAAVGMVALNWMDPLDLVPFLLVGVGLGASFLGFAYAGQALREGSAAARRIGELEALPELVEPIGGDPMGDVAGAVRFSGVTFGYTPETPVLSGVDLELAPGTVTALVGPSGSGKTTLARLLARFHDVDAGTVSIDGRDIASMSLADLYSTVGFVFQDVHLIRGTVADNLRLARPDASAADLEDAARLAQIHDRITELPRGYDSEIGVDAIFSGGQAQRLSIARTLLSGSRVLVLDEATAFADPESEAAVQDALASVIADRTVLVIAHRLHTITDVDQILVLDAGRVVQRGTHDELVETDGLYRRLWASNENAMAALAESTTTDRVEAIR comes from the coding sequence ATGGATTCGACGATGGTGTCTGAGGCCCACGAGCCGGGCGAGTGGAGCCTGGCGAGCACCTCGCAGACACGCGCTCCCGACCAGGTGGCGTTGCGTGCACAGGCCAGGCGAGACAAGGCCGCGGCCAAGGAGCTCTTGGCGCCGGTGAGCTCGGCGATCTCGGCGGCGAGTGTGCTCGTCGCGATCTCCGCGATCGCCTCGGTGGTGCCGTTCATCCTCGTCGTCGAGATCTGCCGCGAACTGCTGAAGGCCGACACCGACACCGGAACCGTCACGGCGCTGGTGATCGCGGCGTTCGCCGTCGCGGTGTTCCGCGGGCTGCTGCAGATCATCGGACTGGTCGCCACGCACCGGATCGACGCGGGCTTCCAACTCACGCTGCGTCGTCGCCTGGCGGCCAAGGCGAGCAGGCTGCCGCTCGGCTGGTTCACCGAGCGCACGTCCGGAGACGTCAAGCGTCTGCTGTCCGATGACGTCGAGGCGTTGCACTATCTCGTCGCGCACGTTCGGCTCGAGTACGTGAACGCGACGGTGTCGCCGCTGGTGATCCTCGTGTACCTGTTCGTCGCCGATTGGCGCCTGGCCTTGGTGACGCTGATCCCGGTGATCGGATACGCGGTCGCGCTCAAGGCCATGACGAGTCCCGAGTTCACCCGCCTGCTCGGCGGTTTCACCCGCGGCCAACGCGAGGTGGACAGCACCGCCGTGGAATTCGTCGACGGCATCGCGGTGATCCGCGCGTTCGGTCAGACGAGGAAGGCGTCGGCGGCGTTCTCGCGCGCCGTCGACCGGTACGCCGACGCGCTCGACGCGTGGAAGACGCCGATGACCAGGCTGCAGGCCATGGCCGACATGCTCCTCGCGCCGGTCTTCTCGATGCTCGTGGTGACCGCCGCCGCAGTCGGAATGGTGGCGCTGAACTGGATGGATCCGCTCGACCTCGTCCCGTTCCTGCTCGTCGGAGTCGGGCTCGGCGCGAGCTTCCTCGGCTTCGCCTACGCGGGTCAGGCGCTGCGCGAGGGGTCGGCCGCCGCTCGACGGATCGGCGAACTCGAAGCGCTGCCCGAACTGGTCGAGCCGATCGGTGGAGATCCGATGGGCGATGTCGCGGGGGCGGTCCGTTTCTCCGGTGTCACCTTCGGCTACACGCCGGAGACGCCGGTGCTCAGCGGCGTCGACCTCGAGCTGGCGCCGGGCACGGTGACCGCGCTGGTCGGTCCGAGCGGTTCGGGGAAGACCACCCTGGCCCGACTGCTCGCCCGATTCCACGACGTCGACGCGGGCACGGTCTCGATCGACGGACGCGACATCGCCTCGATGAGTCTGGCCGACTTGTACTCGACCGTCGGCTTCGTCTTCCAGGACGTGCATCTGATCCGTGGCACCGTCGCCGACAATCTGCGTCTGGCGCGCCCGGATGCGAGCGCGGCCGATCTCGAGGACGCGGCACGCTTGGCGCAGATCCACGATCGGATCACCGAACTCCCGCGCGGCTACGACTCCGAGATCGGGGTCGACGCGATCTTCTCCGGAGGCCAGGCGCAGCGGCTGTCGATCGCGCGCACACTGCTCTCCGGGAGCCGCGTGCTGGTGCTCGACGAGGCGACCGCCTTCGCCGATCCGGAGTCGGAGGCGGCCGTGCAGGACGCGCTGGCCTCGGTGATCGCCGACCGTACGGTGCTGGTCATCGCGCACCGGCTGCATACGATCACCGACGTCGACCAGATCTTGGTGCTCGACGCGGGCAGGGTCGTACAGCGCGGCACGCACGACGAACTCGTCGAGACCGACGGACTGTATCGACGCCTGTGGGCGTCGAACGAGAACGCGATGGCCGCGCTGGCCGAGAGCACGACGACCGACCGCGTGGAGGCGATCCGATGA
- a CDS encoding ABC transporter ATP-binding protein has protein sequence MIRKAFTLVPADRQRLIPLHLAATAVYGVAQAAAFVLLVPLLTALFDRRTGDAGIWLAIMAGVVAVAAVAGYLQSLLGLRLGVGMLRGVSHRLGDHLSALPLGWFTGRTTASITRTVVADVREIVEFLSHLLAVMVSGVVVPIGVGVGVMFIDWRLGVIMLVSLPVMSIVDRLAGRSYRSADDRLHASAAEVDARVLEFTTAQPVLRAFGAVGERNRALESALQQHRRASSGLIAASVPGLAAFAIVVQVVFLVLVYAVTVWATDGDLAAATAVGLIVVVSRFIDPVSQLAQVSTSTRRAAAAIDRVHELLDVPELVDSEQGVAATPIDNGICFDGVAFGYHDGVQVVREVTLEVPAGTTTAIVGPSGSGKTTLLRLAARFHPVDAGAVRIGGVDVADMALDDLMAQVSPVFQDVYLFNQTIEENIRIGRPDATADELREAARIAAVDEIVERLPDGWDTVVGERGANLSGGERQRVSIARALLKDAPIVLLDEATSALDPHNEAVVVRGLRELTRGKTVVVVAHKLSTVAHADQIAVLDDGVIVDRGTHDELSARPGRYADFVAQRDRAAGWRLTSSSAGRAESRP, from the coding sequence ATGATCCGCAAGGCATTCACACTGGTACCCGCCGACAGACAGCGGCTGATTCCCCTCCACCTGGCGGCGACCGCCGTCTACGGCGTCGCGCAGGCCGCCGCCTTCGTCCTGCTGGTCCCTCTGCTGACCGCACTGTTCGACCGCCGGACCGGCGATGCCGGGATCTGGTTGGCGATCATGGCGGGCGTCGTCGCGGTGGCCGCCGTCGCCGGCTATCTGCAGTCGCTGCTCGGCCTGAGACTGGGCGTGGGCATGCTGCGCGGGGTGTCCCATCGGCTCGGCGACCACCTGAGCGCGCTGCCGTTGGGCTGGTTCACCGGCCGTACCACCGCGTCGATCACCCGCACCGTGGTGGCCGACGTCCGGGAGATCGTCGAGTTCCTCTCGCATCTGCTCGCGGTGATGGTCAGCGGCGTCGTGGTCCCGATCGGCGTCGGCGTCGGCGTGATGTTCATCGACTGGCGTCTCGGCGTCATCATGCTGGTGTCGCTGCCGGTGATGTCGATCGTCGACCGTCTGGCCGGGCGTTCGTACCGCAGCGCCGACGATCGACTGCACGCCAGCGCGGCCGAGGTCGACGCTCGGGTCCTCGAGTTCACCACCGCGCAGCCGGTGCTGCGCGCGTTCGGGGCGGTCGGGGAGCGCAACCGCGCGCTCGAGTCGGCGCTGCAGCAGCATCGACGGGCGTCGAGCGGATTGATCGCGGCGAGCGTGCCCGGGCTGGCCGCATTCGCGATCGTCGTCCAGGTCGTGTTCCTGGTGCTCGTGTACGCGGTCACGGTGTGGGCGACCGACGGCGACCTCGCCGCCGCGACGGCAGTCGGGCTGATCGTCGTCGTGTCCCGGTTCATCGATCCCGTGTCCCAGCTCGCGCAGGTGTCGACGTCGACTCGGCGTGCCGCTGCGGCGATCGACCGTGTTCACGAGCTGCTCGACGTGCCGGAACTGGTCGATTCGGAGCAGGGTGTCGCGGCGACCCCGATCGACAACGGCATCTGTTTCGACGGTGTCGCGTTCGGTTATCACGATGGCGTGCAGGTGGTACGCGAGGTGACGCTCGAGGTTCCCGCCGGCACGACGACGGCGATCGTCGGGCCGAGCGGTTCGGGTAAGACGACGCTGCTGCGGCTGGCCGCGCGGTTCCACCCGGTGGATGCGGGCGCCGTGCGGATCGGCGGTGTCGACGTCGCCGACATGGCGTTGGACGATCTGATGGCGCAGGTCTCGCCGGTGTTCCAAGACGTGTACCTGTTCAACCAGACCATCGAGGAGAACATCCGGATCGGCCGACCCGATGCGACCGCCGACGAACTCCGCGAGGCCGCTCGGATCGCCGCGGTGGACGAGATCGTGGAGCGGCTGCCGGACGGCTGGGACACGGTCGTCGGCGAGCGTGGCGCGAACCTGTCCGGGGGCGAGCGCCAACGCGTCTCGATCGCCCGCGCGCTCCTCAAGGATGCGCCGATCGTTCTGCTCGACGAGGCGACGAGTGCCCTGGATCCGCACAACGAGGCCGTCGTCGTGCGGGGTCTGCGCGAACTGACCCGCGGCAAGACCGTCGTCGTGGTGGCGCACAAGCTCTCGACCGTCGCGCACGCCGACCAGATCGCGGTGCTCGACGACGGTGTGATCGTCGACCGAGGGACCCACGACGAACTCTCGGCGCGTCCCGGTCGCTACGCCGACTTCGTGGCCCAACGCGACCGCGCCGCCGGCTGGCGCCTCACGTCCTCCTCCGCCGGTCGAGCGGAGTCGAGACCCTGA
- a CDS encoding metal ABC transporter permease, with the protein MALVDLLLAPFDYQFMTRALIATLIASIVCALLSCWLVLVGWSLMGDAVSHAVLPGVVLAYILGIPFAIGAVVFGILAVGLIGAVRSTGRVKEDAAIGIVFTTLFALGLVLISITPSQTDLNHIVFGNILGASTTDIVQIAILGATVAIVLIVKRRDFTLYAFDPVHTHAIGLNPRRLGMILLGLLALTAVTALQVVGIVLVVAMLIIPGATARLLTDRFNTMLLIAPSIAAGSSVIGLYLAYYQDTSPGGMVVLTQGIAFGLVYLFGPGHGIVTTALRSASERGRTRRVS; encoded by the coding sequence ATCGCGCTCGTCGACCTGCTTCTGGCCCCGTTCGACTACCAGTTCATGACGCGTGCACTGATCGCGACCCTCATCGCGTCGATCGTGTGCGCCCTCCTCTCCTGCTGGCTCGTACTCGTAGGATGGTCGCTCATGGGCGACGCAGTCTCCCATGCCGTACTTCCGGGAGTCGTCCTCGCCTACATCCTCGGCATCCCGTTCGCAATCGGCGCGGTCGTCTTCGGGATCCTCGCCGTCGGACTCATCGGTGCTGTTCGCAGCACTGGACGGGTGAAAGAAGACGCCGCCATCGGCATCGTGTTCACCACCCTGTTCGCCCTCGGCCTAGTCCTCATCTCCATCACACCCAGCCAGACGGACCTCAACCACATCGTCTTCGGAAACATCCTGGGCGCGTCTACGACCGACATCGTTCAGATAGCGATTCTCGGAGCCACCGTCGCGATCGTCCTCATCGTGAAGCGACGCGATTTCACCCTGTACGCGTTCGACCCGGTCCACACCCATGCGATCGGACTCAACCCGCGACGCCTCGGCATGATCCTGCTCGGACTCCTCGCACTCACCGCCGTCACGGCATTGCAGGTCGTGGGTATCGTCTTGGTCGTCGCCATGCTCATCATCCCGGGAGCCACCGCGAGGCTTCTCACCGACAGATTCAACACGATGCTGCTCATCGCGCCCTCCATCGCAGCAGGCAGCAGCGTCATCGGCCTCTACCTCGCCTACTACCAAGACACCTCACCCGGCGGAATGGTCGTCCTCACGCAGGGAATCGCCTTCGGACTCGTCTACCTGTTCGGTCCCGGCCACGGCATCGTCACCACCGCCCTCCGCTCCGCCAGTGAACGAGGTCGAACTCGACGGGTCTCATGA
- a CDS encoding metal ABC transporter ATP-binding protein, which produces MTGDAVIASERVDEPAIDIRSVTVRYGDIVALDDATLRLHRGTVCGLIGMNGSGKSTLFKTIMGLITPDSGTVRIHGGPPSYARRDGSVGYVPQSEDIDWTFPLSVRDVVMTGRYGRLGVMRRPRRSDNEAVDEAIDRVELGAYQNRQIGQLSGGQRKRAFVARGIAQQASVMLLDEPFAGVDKRTEATISTLLRELADAGAAIFVSTHDLHALPDLADQAILLMHRVLAHDRPDRVITPDNLTRAFGLDPLNPLNRPDPRNPHP; this is translated from the coding sequence ATGACCGGTGATGCTGTGATCGCCTCCGAGCGTGTCGACGAGCCCGCGATCGACATCCGATCGGTCACCGTGCGATACGGCGACATCGTGGCGCTCGACGACGCCACGCTTCGCCTGCACCGAGGCACCGTGTGCGGTCTGATAGGCATGAACGGTTCCGGAAAGTCCACCCTGTTCAAAACGATCATGGGGCTGATCACCCCCGACTCGGGCACCGTCCGGATCCATGGCGGGCCACCGTCGTATGCGCGGCGCGATGGCTCGGTCGGTTACGTTCCACAGTCCGAGGACATCGACTGGACGTTCCCGCTCTCAGTCCGCGACGTGGTCATGACCGGCCGATACGGCCGTCTCGGCGTCATGCGCAGGCCACGTCGCAGCGACAACGAGGCCGTCGACGAGGCGATCGACCGCGTCGAACTCGGCGCCTACCAGAACCGGCAGATCGGCCAACTGTCCGGCGGGCAGAGGAAACGAGCCTTCGTAGCACGCGGCATCGCTCAGCAGGCCTCGGTCATGCTCCTCGACGAACCGTTCGCAGGTGTGGACAAGCGCACCGAAGCAACCATCAGCACTCTCCTACGCGAACTCGCCGACGCCGGGGCCGCGATATTCGTCTCCACTCACGACCTGCACGCCCTCCCCGACCTCGCCGACCAGGCAATACTGCTCATGCACCGAGTCCTCGCGCACGACAGACCGGACCGCGTGATCACTCCCGACAATCTCACCAGGGCGTTCGGACTCGACCCGCTCAACCCCCTGAACAGACCCGATCCGAGGAACCCACACCCATGA
- a CDS encoding metal ABC transporter substrate-binding protein, with protein sequence MTNYRFRPAGLLAVAALAASVIACSPSADRDSGKTVVLTTFTVLADMASEIAGDRLHVESITKPGAEVHGYEPTPSDIRHASDASLIIDNGLGLERWFEQFVDDLDVPHVVVSGGVEPIDIASDAYAGKPNPHAWMSPLNAQIYVDNIVGAFSDLDPDGAAAYRANADEYKTKLQDVHDDLVAAVAGLPTNERALVSCEGAFSYLARDTGLTERYIWPVNAEQQATPQQVGATIDFVRRSNTPAVFCESTVSDKAMRQVVSATGARFGGTLYVDSLSTDDGPVPTYLDLIRHDVRTIVTGLTGSPTHDR encoded by the coding sequence ATGACGAACTATCGATTTCGACCAGCCGGTCTTCTGGCGGTTGCGGCACTGGCGGCGTCGGTCATCGCATGCTCCCCGTCGGCCGACCGCGATTCCGGCAAAACCGTGGTGTTGACCACGTTCACGGTGCTCGCGGACATGGCCTCAGAGATCGCAGGCGATCGACTGCACGTGGAGTCGATCACCAAACCCGGTGCCGAGGTTCATGGGTACGAGCCGACCCCGTCGGACATCCGTCACGCGTCCGATGCCTCGCTGATCATCGACAACGGGCTGGGACTGGAGCGCTGGTTCGAGCAGTTCGTCGATGACCTGGATGTTCCACATGTCGTCGTCAGCGGCGGCGTCGAGCCGATCGACATCGCCTCCGACGCCTATGCGGGCAAGCCCAACCCGCATGCGTGGATGAGTCCGCTCAACGCGCAGATCTACGTCGACAACATCGTCGGAGCCTTCTCCGACCTCGACCCCGACGGCGCGGCCGCCTACCGCGCCAACGCCGACGAGTACAAGACGAAGCTGCAAGACGTGCACGACGACCTGGTGGCAGCAGTCGCCGGGTTGCCCACCAACGAACGGGCTCTGGTGAGCTGCGAGGGCGCGTTCTCGTACCTCGCCAGGGACACCGGTTTGACCGAGCGCTACATCTGGCCCGTCAACGCCGAGCAGCAGGCGACTCCCCAACAGGTCGGAGCGACGATCGACTTCGTCCGTAGAAGCAACACGCCAGCCGTGTTCTGTGAATCCACCGTCTCCGACAAGGCCATGCGCCAAGTGGTCTCCGCCACCGGAGCGCGGTTCGGCGGCACCCTCTACGTCGACTCGTTGTCCACCGACGACGGCCCGGTCCCGACCTACCTGGATCTGATCCGCCATGACGTACGGACGATCGTGACCGGGTTGACCGGATCGCCGACCCATGACCGGTGA